A window from Labrus mixtus chromosome 14, fLabMix1.1, whole genome shotgun sequence encodes these proteins:
- the LOC132988640 gene encoding cornifelin homolog B-like → MTSKVVISQPQYVMDKKESDQWESGICDCCDDMPQCCFAFWCFPCFACKTSREYGQPLCLPLLEFLFRGPIGPISMSMRVSMRERYGIKDTMCRDCLFSTFCIPCSWCQMSREIKRRKIQVLLVSAKNT, encoded by the exons ATGACCTCCAAGGTGGTCATCAGTCAACCTCAATATGTGATGGATAAAAAAGAGTCTGATCAGTGGGAGTCCGGGATCTGTGACTGCTGTGACGACATGCCTCAGT GTTGTTTTGCTTTCTGGTGTTTTCCCTGCTTCGCCTGTAAAACTTCCAGAGAGTACGGTCAgcccctctgtctccccctgctggagtTTCTTTTCCGTGGCCCCATCGGGCCCATCAGCATGTCCATGAGGGTCTCCATGAGGGAGCGCTACGGCATCAAA gacACCATGTGTCGAGACTGCCTGTTCTCCACCTTCTGCATACCCTGCTCCTGGTGCCAGATGTCCCGAGAGatcaagaggaggaaaatacAAGTTCTCCTCGTCAGTGCCAAGAACACATGA